The Thermoplasmataceae archaeon genome has a segment encoding these proteins:
- a CDS encoding pyruvate kinase, protein MPKTKIIATVGPASQEPGILAKMIDLGLSCIRINSAHITAGYITEISNIISDLNTKKKTHVAIMVDLKGPELRTLTFPGGTKNIMLGKEYSLTKGSARDDQIGINHPSILGSLKPGDTIFMSDGKVSLTVINSSKDQATVSAGDNA, encoded by the coding sequence ATGCCAAAAACCAAGATTATAGCCACCGTTGGACCAGCCAGCCAGGAACCAGGAATCCTGGCCAAGATGATCGATCTTGGCCTATCCTGCATAAGGATTAATTCTGCCCACATCACTGCCGGTTATATCACTGAGATCTCGAACATTATCTCGGATCTTAATACAAAGAAGAAAACGCATGTTGCCATTATGGTGGATTTGAAAGGGCCTGAGCTCCGAACCTTAACATTCCCGGGTGGAACGAAGAACATTATGCTTGGAAAGGAATACAGCCTAACCAAGGGCTCAGCAAGGGACGATCAGATAGGCATTAACCATCCAAGCATTCTTGGATCTCTAAAACCGGGAGACACAATTTTTATGAGTGATGGCAAGGTTTCACTGACGGTAATCAACTCCTCCAAAGATCAGGCCACCGTTTCTGCTGGAGATAATGCT
- the aroF gene encoding 3-deoxy-7-phosphoheptulonate synthase: MQGFQLNDELAIEDGKFLVIAGPCAVEDREQIIETAKFLRRLGVKVLRGGAYKPRTSPESFQGLGLEGLKLLAEAREATGLAIVTEVMDTSVMDEVSKYSDILQVGSRNSQNFALLKKIGHVGKPVLLKRGFGNTIDEFISSARYVSNSGNHRVLLVERGIRTFESSMRFTLDIGAVPVLHSRVKFPVLVDPSHPAGLAEFVGSLALAGMGAGADGLMIEVHPNPDKAKSDSAQQLNFQQFESLYGKMKKVTEAMGLQMI, encoded by the coding sequence ATGCAAGGATTCCAGTTAAACGACGAACTGGCAATCGAAGATGGAAAATTTCTGGTTATAGCCGGACCTTGCGCTGTTGAAGACAGGGAACAAATCATCGAGACAGCAAAGTTCCTCAGGCGCCTTGGCGTGAAGGTCTTGAGGGGCGGAGCTTACAAGCCAAGGACATCACCTGAATCATTCCAGGGACTAGGCCTAGAGGGCTTGAAATTGCTTGCAGAGGCGAGGGAAGCCACAGGCCTTGCCATCGTTACTGAGGTAATGGATACCTCTGTCATGGATGAGGTTTCAAAATATTCAGACATACTACAGGTTGGGTCAAGAAATTCCCAGAATTTTGCCCTGTTGAAAAAAATAGGGCATGTAGGGAAGCCTGTGCTACTGAAACGTGGTTTTGGCAATACAATTGACGAGTTCATCAGTTCCGCCAGGTACGTCTCTAATTCCGGGAACCACAGGGTTCTGCTTGTTGAGCGTGGCATCAGGACGTTTGAGAGTTCTATGAGGTTTACGCTGGATATTGGCGCTGTGCCTGTGCTCCATTCACGGGTAAAGTTTCCAGTTTTAGTTGATCCGAGTCACCCTGCCGGTCTTGCGGAATTTGTTGGATCTCTGGCCCTGGCTGGTATGGGCGCGGGTGCTGATGGACTGATGATCGAGGTGCATCCCAATCCGGACAAAGCCAAGAGTGATTCAGCCCAGCAGCTTAATTTCCAGCAGTTCGAGTCGCTCTATGGGAAAATGAAGAAGGTTACTGAAGCTATGGGCCTTCAAATGATCTGA
- a CDS encoding DUF424 family protein, with protein sequence MTGPAVMRIVRAQGEILLSAADQDLLNTEVREGKLHLNISEDFYGNVKVSDDTFRSSLNLCTIANLVGEHVVNIAIEMDLVSPENVIYIGRVPHAQLAKIIN encoded by the coding sequence ATGACCGGTCCTGCAGTGATGAGGATTGTCAGGGCTCAGGGTGAGATACTCCTGTCCGCGGCTGACCAGGATCTTCTTAACACGGAGGTCAGGGAGGGAAAACTTCATCTCAATATCTCAGAGGATTTCTACGGTAATGTGAAAGTTTCCGATGATACATTCCGCTCTTCACTAAATCTGTGCACGATTGCAAATCTCGTAGGAGAACACGTAGTTAACATTGCAATTGAAATGGATCTGGTATCTCCAGAAAACGTCATCTATATAGGCAGGGTGCCTCATGCCCAGCTCGCCAAAATAATCAATTAG
- a CDS encoding minichromosome maintenance protein MCM encodes MFSVGEEEADLIKQHWADFFSKYGYRTAINFLSTQYPDEKSLKVSFRDIYDYDSDVPSFSSNVLQMPELYLGIGESVISDVMQQKKPSDSRRVNIRLVDLPAKDVDTEIRNIRSYHVGTLISVSGIIRKNTEVLPRLQNAAFECTVCGTINYVKQERGRQDEPVRCRNEECGLDRTKTRFKLLTGESEFVDIEKIEIQENPETLEGGAQPQRITVVLEDDLTGKLFPGDRVIIDGILKAEQKRAGPALLTEFSVYLYTINYRKESKDVENIHITEEDEHAIIELSKEPNIIDRLASSIAPTIFGLEMVKTSLVLQMFGGVRKTMKDGTNIRGDIHILMVGDPGTAKSQLLRYMTEISPRGVFAFGRGSSAAGLTAAAVRDEFGEGRWSLEAGALVLADNGFAAIDELDKMDDRDTASMHEAMEQQTVTISKAGIMATLKSRCSILGAANPKFGRYDQNKTIVDQIDFPPPLLSRFDVIFKMIDVPERNNDSKLAEHILKAHRVGEIYRSLEQNELTDIEIPEEKEFTPPIEKEMVRKYVSYAKSRVFPRLSDEAISLLKDEYVTTRNTGTDSIPITARQLESTIRLAEAAAKARLSGVVSYNDALLAKRIVDYYLRDVSTSNGEQSIDILYTGMSSKQRGEAEKVLDIIKEIARELGGEKKTVEIEEVIRVAVSRGMTKENVETALSKMKNQGQIYEPGYGKVGVIK; translated from the coding sequence ATGTTCTCTGTGGGGGAGGAGGAAGCAGACCTAATAAAGCAGCACTGGGCTGACTTTTTCAGTAAATACGGTTACAGGACCGCCATAAATTTCCTCAGCACTCAGTATCCAGATGAGAAATCCCTGAAGGTTTCATTCAGGGATATATATGATTATGATTCTGACGTTCCCTCTTTTTCCTCAAACGTTCTGCAGATGCCAGAACTTTATCTGGGGATAGGAGAAAGCGTAATCTCAGATGTTATGCAGCAGAAAAAACCCTCTGATTCGAGGAGAGTGAACATACGCCTTGTAGACCTTCCTGCTAAGGACGTAGATACTGAGATCCGCAACATCAGGAGTTACCACGTTGGAACCCTGATCAGCGTCAGTGGCATAATAAGGAAGAATACAGAAGTTCTTCCCAGGCTCCAAAATGCAGCCTTTGAATGCACTGTATGCGGAACGATAAATTATGTGAAGCAGGAAAGGGGAAGGCAGGATGAACCAGTAAGATGCCGTAACGAAGAGTGCGGACTTGACCGGACCAAGACTAGATTTAAGTTGCTGACGGGCGAATCAGAGTTTGTGGATATCGAAAAGATTGAAATCCAGGAAAATCCGGAAACGCTTGAAGGGGGAGCACAACCACAGAGAATCACCGTCGTTCTGGAGGACGATCTTACAGGGAAGCTCTTTCCGGGAGATAGAGTTATCATAGATGGAATTCTCAAAGCCGAACAGAAAAGAGCTGGTCCGGCTCTGTTAACGGAGTTCAGCGTGTATCTTTATACCATCAACTACAGGAAGGAATCAAAGGATGTTGAGAACATTCACATCACGGAAGAGGACGAACATGCCATCATTGAGCTATCTAAGGAGCCGAATATAATAGATAGGCTCGCCAGTTCCATTGCACCAACGATCTTCGGGCTTGAAATGGTCAAGACTAGCCTCGTGCTTCAGATGTTCGGCGGTGTACGAAAAACGATGAAGGATGGCACCAACATCCGCGGGGATATCCACATTCTCATGGTTGGAGATCCTGGAACTGCGAAGTCGCAGCTTCTGAGGTACATGACTGAAATTTCTCCGAGGGGAGTGTTTGCATTCGGGAGGGGTTCAAGTGCGGCTGGACTGACAGCGGCCGCCGTGAGAGATGAGTTTGGTGAAGGAAGGTGGTCTCTTGAAGCAGGGGCCCTAGTACTGGCTGATAACGGCTTCGCTGCCATTGACGAACTGGATAAGATGGATGACAGGGATACGGCTTCGATGCATGAGGCTATGGAACAGCAGACCGTCACAATATCAAAGGCAGGAATTATGGCCACGCTGAAATCGAGGTGCTCAATACTGGGAGCCGCAAACCCGAAATTCGGGCGCTATGATCAGAACAAGACCATCGTGGATCAGATTGATTTTCCTCCGCCTCTTCTTTCCCGTTTTGATGTCATATTCAAGATGATTGACGTTCCGGAGAGGAACAACGACTCGAAGCTTGCGGAGCATATCCTGAAGGCGCATCGCGTTGGTGAAATTTACCGGAGTCTTGAGCAGAACGAGTTGACCGACATTGAAATACCAGAGGAAAAAGAATTCACACCACCAATAGAAAAGGAAATGGTGAGGAAATACGTGTCTTATGCAAAGAGCAGGGTCTTCCCCAGGTTATCAGATGAGGCCATCAGCCTGCTGAAGGATGAGTATGTCACCACTAGAAATACAGGAACCGACTCAATACCAATAACCGCAAGACAACTGGAAAGTACGATCAGGCTTGCAGAAGCAGCAGCCAAGGCTAGGCTTTCCGGCGTGGTATCTTACAACGATGCACTTCTCGCCAAGAGGATTGTTGACTATTATCTCCGTGACGTGTCAACGAGCAATGGAGAGCAGAGCATAGACATACTGTACACTGGAATGAGCTCCAAACAGAGAGGCGAAGCCGAAAAGGTCCTGGACATAATCAAGGAGATTGCCAGAGAGCTCGGTGGAGAAAAGAAGACGGTGGAAATTGAGGAGGTCATAAGGGTTGCAGTTTCCCGCGGAATGACAAAAGAGAATGTGGAAACAGCCCTCTCAAAAATGAAAAACCAGGGGCAGATATATGAACCCGGCTACGGGAAGGTTGGGGTTATCAAATGA
- a CDS encoding class I SAM-dependent methyltransferase: protein MEESVRSVFESIQDKYDFLDSMISFGLDQPWRKKMVRVMELRDGLHLLDCGAGTGKLTAIVSEKCPTCIMTSLDITEKMFRKSLVPRTSFVVGSAEKLPFPDSSMDRIMSAFLTRNLSSQKNYFDESFRVLKKGGLLVNMDIYKPVIPVYRELFSAYFFHIVPFIGDRMTHSKSYTYLANSVIRFKSSEEISRLISGAGMKVEKVLKLMLGSVVIHVARKS, encoded by the coding sequence ATGGAAGAATCTGTCAGGAGCGTATTCGAATCAATTCAGGATAAATATGATTTTCTAGACTCCATGATCAGCTTCGGGTTGGACCAGCCATGGAGGAAGAAGATGGTCAGAGTAATGGAATTACGGGACGGTCTGCATCTTCTGGATTGCGGCGCTGGTACCGGAAAACTCACGGCCATAGTTAGCGAAAAATGCCCCACATGCATCATGACTTCACTGGATATTACTGAGAAAATGTTTCGGAAGTCACTGGTTCCAAGGACAAGTTTCGTGGTTGGCAGCGCTGAGAAACTGCCTTTTCCTGACTCATCCATGGACCGTATAATGTCTGCCTTTCTCACCAGAAACCTTTCGAGCCAGAAAAATTACTTTGACGAATCCTTCCGGGTGTTGAAGAAAGGTGGCCTTCTCGTGAACATGGATATCTACAAGCCAGTTATACCTGTATATAGGGAACTTTTTTCTGCATATTTCTTTCATATTGTGCCGTTCATTGGAGACAGAATGACCCATTCGAAATCATACACTTACCTTGCGAACTCGGTGATACGTTTCAAATCATCCGAGGAAATTTCCCGCCTGATCAGTGGGGCTGGTATGAAGGTTGAGAAAGTATTGAAGCTCATGCTGGGATCGGTAGTCATACACGTCGCAAGGAAAAGTTGA